A region of Alosa alosa isolate M-15738 ecotype Scorff River chromosome 17, AALO_Geno_1.1, whole genome shotgun sequence DNA encodes the following proteins:
- the slco1d1 gene encoding solute carrier organic anion transporter family, member 1D1 — translation MGVATKEPREPCCSKFKLFLMSMSFVYFAKAFGGSYMKSSVTQIERRFDIPSSIIGVIDGGFEVGNLLVIAFVSYFGAKMHRPRLIGAGCLIMAAGSFCTAMPHFLQGPYKYETTISQSVEVNSSQTILPCLSSAEQAKEDEPPSALNQAECEKASGSSMWIYVFMGNMLRGIGETPIMPLGVSYLDDFAREENTAFYLACIQTVGIMGPMFGYLLGSYCAKIYVDIGTVDSDTVAIDHKDSRWVGAWWMGFILTGGIMLLAGIPFWFLPKSLPKQGQKQKKTSNGVALEEHANFVPQEGNKEAAAAAKMETPFSMAAMAKDFLPSLRRLFSNSVYNLIICTSLVAVNGFIGMITFKPKFMEQTYGQSPSKAILLIGMFNLPAVALGIITGGFIMKRFKLTVIGAARISLTASFVSFCLMLSQYFMQCDNSQVAGLTINYQGLPELSYEQSSLLSQCNRGCSCSIKHWDPVCAHNGITYASPCLAGCQTSTGLGKEMIFHNCSCVLEVAMPPANMSATLGQCPRKSDCDTMFKWYMGVSVVGAFVSACGATPGYIVLLRSIAPDLKSLALGMQTLIVRTLGGIPPPIYFGALIDQTCLKWGVKRCGGQGACRIYDTDAFRSRFLGLIYGLYALSYLLWAVLYRTLVKQQRKLALRALANGQGQGQGANGLPKDSCPDGDQSKEELKSETSI, via the exons ATGGGTGTGGCCACCAAAGAACCCCGTGAGCCTTGCTGCTCCAAATTCA AGCTGTTCCTGATGTCGATGTCGTTCGTCTACTTTGCTAAAGCGTTCGGGGGCTCCTATATGAAGAGCTCGGTCACTCAGATCGAGAGACGCTTCGACATCCCCAGCTCCATCATCGGGGTCATCGATGGCGGCTTTGAAGTTG GTAACCTGCTGGTCATCGCCTTTGTGAGCTACTTCGGGGCGAAGATGCATCGTCCACGGCTCATTGGAGCAGGATGCCTCATCATGGCCGCCGGATCATTCTGCACCGCCATGCCACACTTCCTTCAGGGACC gtaTAAGTATGAGACGACCATCTCCCAGTCTGTAGAGGTCAACTCTAGCCAGACCATCCTGCCGTGTCTCAGCAGTGCGGAGCAGGCCAAGGAGGACGAGCCACCGTCCGCTCTGAACCAAGCAG agtGTGAGAAAGCATCCGGCTCGTCCATGTGGATCTATGTGTTCATGGGGAACATGCTACGGGGCATCGGCGAGACTCCCATCATGCCCCTGGGGGTGTCCTACCTGGACGACTTCGCCCGTGAGGAGAACACGGCATTCTACCTGG cCTGTATCCAGACGGTGGGGATCATGGGTCCCATGTTTGGTTACCTTTTGGGGTCCTACTGTGCAAAAATCTATGTGGACATCGGCACTGTGGATTCAG ACACGGTGGCTATTGACCATAAGGACTCACGCTGGGTGGGCGCTTGGTGGATGGGCTTCATCCTCACCGGTGGCATCATGCTGCTCGCCGGCATCCCCTTCTGGTTCCTGCCCAAGTCTCTGCCCAAGCAGGGCCAGAAACAGAAGAAGACCAGCAATGGAGTGGCACTCGAGGAGCACGCCAACTTTGTGCCCCAGGAGGGTAATAAGGAGGCAGCCGCTGCCGCCAAAATGGAGACGCCTTTCTCCATGGCAGCAATGGCTAAAG ATTTCCTGCCCTCGCTGCGTAGGCTGTTCAGTAACTCTGTGTACAACCTCATCATTTGCACGTCCCTGGTGGCCGTCAACGGCTTCATCGGAATGATCACCTTCAAGCCCAAGTTTATGGAGCAGACGTACGGACAGTCCCCCTCAAAGGCCATCTTACTCATag GCATGTTTAATCTACCTGCGGTGGCTCTGGGCATCATCACGGGCGGCTTCATCATGAAGCGCTTCAAACTGACCGTGATCGGCGCAGCACGGATCTCGCTCACCGCCTCGTTCGTGTCCTTCTGCCTGATGCTGTCACAGTACTTCATGCAGTGTGACAATTCTCAGGTTGCAGGGCTGACTATCAACTACCAGgg TCTTCCAGAGCTGTCTTATGAGCAGAGCTCGCTGCTCTCCCAGTGTAACCGCGGCTGCTCCTGCTCCATAAAGCACTGGGACCCAGTGTGTGCCCACAACGGCATCACCTACGCCAGCCCGTGCTTGGCAGGGTGCCAGACGTCCACCGGACTCGGAAAGGAGATG ATCTTCCACAACTGCtcgtgtgtgttagaggtggCAATGCCCCCTGCCAACATGTCCGCCACCCTGGGTCAGTGCCCGCGCAAGAGCGACTGCGACACCATGTTCAAGTGGTACATGGGTGTGTCGGTGGTGGGTGCGTTTGTGTCTGCCTGTGGAGCCACACCTGGCTACATTGTCCTGCTCAG ATCCATAGCTCCTGATCTGAAGTCGCTGGCTCTAGGGATGCAGACGCTGATAGTCAGGACCCTTG GTGGTATCCCCCCACCCATCTACTTTGGAGCGCTCATCGACCAGACGTGTCTGAAGTGGGGAGTGAAGAGGTGTGGGGGTCAGGGGGCCTGCAGAATCTACGACACAGATGCCTTTAG GTCTCGTTTCCTGGGCCTGATCTACGGGCTGTACGCTCTGTCCTACCTGCTGTGGGCCGTGCTCTACCGCACCCTGGTGAAGCAGCAGCGGAAGCTGGCATTGAGGGCCCTGGCCAACGGGCAGGGCCAGGGGCAGGGTGCCAATGGGTTGCCCAAGGACAGCTGTCCCGACGGGGACCAGAGCAAAGAGGAGCTGAAGAGTGAGACCTCCATCTGA